One window of the bacterium genome contains the following:
- a CDS encoding FG-GAP repeat protein, protein MQRHFAPALRRMAVLSAGLLAILAVASGPVAMAAPAAESPADKALATVPAWEFESNNASAAAGTAAVTLGDVNGDGFSDVAVGAPNFDGPGQNQTNGGAVFVFFGRATGPALAPDQSFFSDRGSFGETVAPAGDVNGDGYHDMLVGAPRSGDGRAYVYLGSAGGLQASPVWQYLHNDGNAAASYFGSSLATAGDINADGYDDIIIGAWNNNGGQGAAFVWLGNSGGVNAGAQWSTGGSAGWLVGAAVAGAGDVNGDGNADFLVGRPGASGTTPQGAAWYGDVVVFHGTAAGTGVATTYLQGAQAGASHGAATAGVGDVNGDGFADVAVGSPAWDWPGAVDAGRALVFAGSAGGVGTTAIWEEWGIAAGARFGATVAPAGDVNGDGLADAAAGAPGNVTSTAAANRYAVVVEGSRTGIGAMLIKWSSTRNDATGFAWAVATAGDVNGDGFSDLIVGSPGFSNGQSAEGRAEIFLGQGAGPYALYAEQYTYAEESTYFGWQTTTVGDVNGDGYSDVAVSGPGIDFNTTDDGLLQLRTGSPTGLQPAGQWAGEEAGGSFGGSVAAAGDVNGDGYDDMIVGAVLTNGSGRAYCWYGSDSGPSFGAADWAVSQGTNGAWFGASVAGAGDVNLDGYADVIVGAPFDENDQANEGRAYLFLGSASGLSTSPAWIVEGNQVDANLGISVAGAGDVNGDRFSDVVIGIDHWTANFGIFWLTNCGRVQVFHGQRQGGLAAAAATTIDGSNSFMQFGSMVAPAGDIDGDGFADVIVAARYADLGYADEGQVAVYRGSNGGLQTAVHWSVRGAQNFANFGSAVAGAGDVNGDGLSDIIVGANFMDTNNLQDNGEARVYAGPLTGLSGILPLWSYRGQQSLENLGNSVGSGGDINGDGFADVLTGSPGWTDSFWGQGRMLVFYGNDRSDPANTLSWKAQQRRGDDSAPLGLLADAGLPPTMRLRAEGSTASGGGDVRLEWELKQHTQILDGTDLVRGVWSSQTKNGQSFTPSVESGPIALPAGTTIHLRARVASRSPYMPHSRWFSPQGNGVNEPDLRTRNSALTGTDIPTRAPGGMLPVVAAPNPFNPSTTLRFDVPRAGHVRVEIFDLRGALVRSLLDEPRPAGPAVLAWDGLDQAGRPVGSGAYQARVTAGTAVGHVRVMLLK, encoded by the coding sequence ATGCAACGCCACTTTGCACCCGCCCTGCGGCGGATGGCTGTCCTTTCCGCCGGTCTGCTGGCAATCCTGGCCGTCGCCTCCGGGCCGGTCGCGATGGCCGCCCCGGCCGCCGAGTCCCCCGCCGACAAGGCACTGGCCACGGTCCCGGCCTGGGAGTTCGAGAGCAACAACGCCTCGGCCGCCGCCGGCACGGCCGCAGTCACGCTCGGCGACGTCAACGGCGACGGCTTCAGCGACGTCGCGGTCGGCGCCCCCAACTTCGACGGGCCCGGCCAGAACCAGACGAACGGCGGCGCGGTCTTCGTCTTCTTCGGCCGCGCCACCGGCCCGGCCCTCGCCCCGGACCAGAGCTTCTTCTCGGATCGCGGCAGCTTCGGCGAGACCGTGGCGCCGGCGGGCGACGTCAACGGCGACGGCTACCACGACATGCTCGTGGGGGCGCCGCGCTCGGGTGACGGCCGCGCCTACGTCTACCTCGGCTCGGCGGGCGGCCTGCAGGCCAGCCCCGTCTGGCAGTACCTGCACAACGACGGCAATGCGGCCGCTTCCTATTTCGGCAGCAGCCTGGCCACGGCCGGCGACATCAATGCCGACGGCTACGATGACATCATCATCGGCGCCTGGAACAACAACGGCGGCCAGGGCGCCGCCTTCGTCTGGCTGGGCAACTCCGGCGGCGTCAACGCGGGCGCGCAGTGGAGCACCGGCGGCAGCGCGGGTTGGCTGGTCGGTGCCGCGGTTGCCGGCGCCGGCGACGTCAACGGAGACGGCAATGCCGACTTCCTTGTCGGCCGCCCGGGTGCCTCCGGCACCACGCCGCAGGGCGCAGCCTGGTACGGCGACGTCGTCGTCTTCCACGGCACGGCCGCAGGCACCGGCGTCGCGACCACCTACCTGCAGGGCGCGCAGGCCGGCGCCTCGCACGGCGCGGCCACGGCCGGCGTCGGCGACGTCAATGGTGACGGGTTCGCCGATGTCGCGGTCGGTTCACCGGCCTGGGACTGGCCCGGCGCCGTGGATGCGGGCCGCGCCCTTGTCTTCGCTGGCTCGGCCGGCGGCGTGGGCACGACGGCCATCTGGGAGGAATGGGGAATCGCCGCCGGCGCGCGCTTCGGCGCGACGGTGGCACCGGCCGGCGACGTCAACGGCGACGGCCTGGCCGACGCCGCTGCGGGCGCACCGGGCAACGTCACCTCGACTGCCGCAGCCAACCGCTACGCGGTGGTCGTCGAGGGCTCGCGCACGGGCATCGGCGCGATGCTCATCAAGTGGAGCAGCACGCGCAACGATGCGACCGGCTTCGCCTGGGCGGTGGCCACCGCCGGCGACGTCAACGGCGACGGGTTCAGCGACCTGATCGTCGGCTCGCCGGGATTCAGCAACGGCCAGTCGGCCGAAGGCCGCGCCGAGATCTTCCTCGGGCAGGGTGCCGGGCCGTACGCCCTGTACGCCGAGCAGTACACCTATGCCGAGGAGAGCACCTACTTCGGCTGGCAGACCACGACCGTGGGCGACGTCAACGGTGACGGCTACAGTGATGTCGCCGTCAGCGGGCCCGGCATCGACTTCAACACGACCGACGACGGTCTGCTCCAGCTGCGCACCGGCTCGCCCACAGGCCTGCAGCCGGCCGGGCAATGGGCGGGCGAGGAGGCCGGCGGCAGCTTCGGCGGATCCGTCGCCGCAGCCGGTGACGTGAACGGCGACGGCTACGACGACATGATCGTCGGCGCCGTGCTGACCAACGGCTCGGGCCGCGCGTATTGCTGGTACGGCAGTGACTCCGGCCCGTCCTTCGGGGCTGCCGACTGGGCCGTTTCGCAGGGCACGAACGGCGCCTGGTTCGGCGCCAGTGTCGCCGGCGCCGGCGACGTCAACCTCGACGGGTACGCCGATGTGATCGTCGGGGCGCCCTTCGACGAGAACGACCAGGCCAACGAGGGCCGGGCCTACCTGTTCCTCGGCTCGGCGTCGGGGCTGTCGACATCGCCGGCCTGGATCGTCGAAGGCAACCAGGTCGACGCGAACCTCGGCATCTCCGTGGCAGGCGCCGGTGATGTCAATGGTGACCGCTTCAGCGACGTTGTCATCGGCATCGACCACTGGACGGCGAACTTCGGCATCTTCTGGCTGACGAACTGCGGGCGCGTCCAGGTCTTCCATGGCCAGAGACAGGGCGGCCTGGCCGCCGCCGCCGCCACGACCATCGACGGCTCGAACAGCTTCATGCAGTTCGGCTCGATGGTGGCCCCGGCCGGCGACATCGACGGCGACGGCTTCGCCGACGTCATCGTTGCCGCACGCTATGCCGACCTTGGCTACGCCGACGAGGGCCAGGTGGCTGTCTACCGCGGCAGCAACGGCGGACTGCAGACGGCCGTGCACTGGAGCGTGCGGGGCGCCCAGAACTTCGCCAATTTCGGCTCGGCGGTGGCCGGTGCCGGTGACGTCAACGGCGATGGCCTCAGCGACATCATCGTCGGCGCCAATTTCATGGATACGAACAACCTGCAGGACAACGGCGAGGCCCGGGTCTATGCAGGCCCGCTGACAGGCCTGTCCGGCATCCTGCCGCTGTGGTCCTACCGCGGCCAGCAGAGCCTGGAGAACCTCGGCAACTCGGTGGGCTCGGGCGGCGACATCAACGGCGACGGCTTCGCCGATGTGCTGACCGGGTCACCGGGCTGGACCGACTCGTTCTGGGGCCAGGGACGCATGCTCGTGTTCTACGGCAACGACCGCTCCGACCCGGCGAACACGCTTTCCTGGAAGGCGCAGCAGCGCCGCGGCGACGACAGCGCGCCGCTCGGACTGCTGGCCGATGCCGGCCTGCCCCCGACCATGCGCCTGCGGGCCGAGGGCTCGACGGCTTCCGGCGGTGGCGACGTGCGCCTGGAATGGGAACTGAAGCAGCACACCCAGATCCTTGACGGCACGGACCTGGTGCGCGGCGTCTGGAGCAGTCAGACCAAGAACGGGCAGTCCTTCACGCCGTCCGTCGAGTCCGGGCCGATCGCCCTGCCCGCCGGAACGACGATCCACTTGCGCGCGCGCGTCGCCAGCCGCTCCCCGTACATGCCGCACTCGCGCTGGTTCTCGCCGCAGGGCAACGGCGTGAACGAGCCGGACCTGCGCACGCGGAATTCGGCCCTGACGGGCACGGACATCCCGACGCGTGCACCCGGCGGGATGCTGCCGGTGGTGGCGGCGCCCAATCCGTTCAACCCGTCGACGACGCTGCGCTTCGACGTGCCGCGTGCGGGCCACGTCCGCGTCGAGATCTTCGACCTTCGCGGCGCTCTGGTGCGCTCGCTCCTGGACGAACCGCGGCCGGCCGGCCCGGCCGTGCTGGCCTGGGATGGCCTCGACCAGGCGGGGCGCCCGGTCGGTTCCGGTGCCTACCAGGCGCGGGTCACCGCCGGCACGGCGGTCGGCCACGTGCGCGTGATGCTCCTCAAATAG
- a CDS encoding tRNA-dihydrouridine synthase — protein sequence MEGLLDHHLRDVLTGVGGVDRCVSEFIRVTDRILPDHVFLRLVPELGRASRTRAGTPVRPQLLGSDPACLADNAAALAALGAEGIDLNFGCPARTVNRHRGGAVLLDDPDLLRTITAAVRAAVPASLPVTAKMRLGYKDELHLLDCARALVDGGAAELVVHARTQADGYRPPARWDRIALVREAVTVPVVANGELWTVDDARRCLAESGCDALMLGRGMVADPGLALALRRGGGGIDWAELLPLVRVYWDGLEADFAPPHRAGRLKQWLNLLRRRFTGAAAAWDLVREVDDPERLAGLLFGPAAAAGPGPVSRD from the coding sequence ATGGAGGGCCTGCTCGACCACCACCTGCGCGACGTGCTGACGGGCGTGGGGGGCGTCGATCGCTGCGTCTCGGAGTTCATCCGCGTCACGGACCGGATCCTGCCCGACCATGTCTTCCTGCGCCTGGTGCCGGAGCTGGGCCGGGCCAGCCGTACGCGCGCCGGCACCCCGGTGCGGCCGCAGCTGCTGGGCTCGGACCCCGCCTGCCTGGCCGACAACGCCGCAGCGCTGGCCGCGCTCGGCGCCGAAGGCATCGACCTGAACTTCGGCTGCCCGGCGCGCACGGTGAACCGGCACCGCGGCGGGGCCGTGCTGCTCGACGATCCGGACCTGCTGCGCACCATCACCGCTGCCGTGCGCGCCGCGGTGCCGGCGTCGCTGCCCGTCACGGCGAAGATGCGACTGGGCTACAAGGACGAGCTGCATCTGCTCGATTGCGCGCGGGCCCTCGTCGACGGCGGCGCCGCCGAGCTGGTCGTGCACGCCCGTACGCAGGCCGACGGCTACCGGCCGCCGGCGCGTTGGGACCGCATCGCCCTGGTACGCGAAGCGGTGACCGTGCCGGTGGTGGCCAACGGTGAACTGTGGACGGTCGACGACGCCAGGCGCTGCCTGGCCGAGAGCGGCTGTGATGCGCTGATGCTCGGTCGCGGCATGGTGGCCGACCCGGGACTGGCCCTCGCGCTGCGCAGGGGCGGCGGCGGTATCGACTGGGCCGAACTGCTGCCGCTGGTGCGCGTGTACTGGGACGGCCTCGAGGCCGACTTCGCACCCCCGCACCGCGCCGGTCGCCTCAAGCAGTGGCTCAACCTGCTGCGGCGCCGCTTCACCGGCGCGGCCGCGGCCTGGGACCTGGTGCGCGAGGTCGACGACCCCGAGCGCCTTGCCGGGCTGCTCTTCGGGCCGGCTGCGGCGGCCGGCCCCGGTCCCGTGAGCAGGGATTGA
- a CDS encoding amidohydrolase: MLLLPCAGAAAPVPLPEINARVDAVTARVVAWRRDIHQHPELANRESRTGALVAAHLKQLGLEVREGVAHTGVVGVLRGANPGGVVALRADMDALPVAEATGLPFASTATATYDGATVPVAHACGHDAHTAMLMGAAEVLSGLKSELNGTIVFLFQPAEEGAPAGERGGASLMIDEGALADPAPEAVFGLHVVPGAPGTIFYRPEGFMAAADQVHITLRGKQTHGAWPWKGIDVISLASAVVSELNTLAARTVDVTATPTVLTIATIHGGVRYNIIPEEVVMTGTLRTFDKEQRTQIKERIEQTVTNLAASYGARAEVKFVASGAVTWNDPALSRSVFSALEEAAGAGKVDMNRRPTTVSEDFSAYQKRIPGVFYHMGASAAGTDPEASAPNHSPQFDVNEAVLPVGVRAHVLTALRWLEAR; encoded by the coding sequence CTGCTCCTGTTGCCCTGCGCAGGCGCCGCCGCGCCCGTGCCCCTGCCCGAGATCAACGCCCGCGTCGACGCCGTGACCGCACGGGTCGTCGCCTGGCGGCGTGACATCCACCAGCACCCCGAACTGGCCAATCGCGAGAGCCGCACCGGGGCCCTGGTGGCGGCGCACCTGAAGCAGCTGGGCCTGGAGGTGCGCGAGGGTGTCGCTCATACCGGCGTGGTCGGCGTGTTGCGCGGCGCGAATCCCGGCGGCGTCGTGGCCCTCCGGGCCGACATGGACGCGCTGCCCGTGGCCGAGGCGACGGGCCTGCCGTTCGCCTCGACCGCGACGGCAACGTACGACGGGGCTACAGTGCCGGTGGCCCACGCCTGCGGCCACGATGCCCACACGGCGATGCTGATGGGCGCGGCCGAAGTACTGTCGGGGCTCAAAAGCGAGTTAAACGGTACGATCGTCTTCCTGTTCCAGCCGGCCGAGGAGGGCGCGCCGGCCGGGGAGCGCGGCGGCGCCTCGCTGATGATCGACGAGGGCGCGCTGGCCGATCCGGCGCCCGAGGCCGTCTTCGGGCTGCACGTGGTGCCGGGCGCGCCGGGGACCATCTTCTACCGTCCCGAAGGGTTCATGGCGGCGGCCGACCAGGTCCATATCACGCTGCGCGGCAAGCAGACGCACGGCGCCTGGCCGTGGAAGGGCATCGACGTGATCTCGCTGGCGAGCGCGGTCGTTTCCGAGCTGAACACCCTGGCCGCGCGCACGGTCGACGTCACGGCGACGCCGACGGTGCTGACCATCGCCACCATCCACGGCGGCGTGCGCTACAACATCATCCCCGAAGAAGTGGTGATGACCGGCACCCTGCGCACGTTCGACAAGGAGCAGCGCACGCAGATCAAGGAGCGCATCGAGCAGACCGTGACGAACCTCGCGGCCAGTTACGGGGCGCGGGCCGAAGTGAAATTCGTCGCCAGCGGCGCCGTGACCTGGAACGACCCGGCGCTGTCGCGCTCGGTGTTCAGTGCGCTGGAAGAGGCCGCCGGCGCCGGCAAGGTGGACATGAACCGGCGCCCGACCACGGTCTCGGAGGATTTTTCGGCCTACCAGAAGCGGATCCCGGGCGTGTTCTACCACATGGGCGCCAGTGCTGCGGGCACCGATCCGGAGGCGTCGGCGCCCAACCACTCGCCGCAGTTCGACGTCAACGAGGCCGTGTTGCCCGTGGGTGTGCGTGCGCACGTGCTGACGGCGCTGCGCTGGCTCGAGGCGCGGTGA
- a CDS encoding YjbQ family protein: MKSHREEIALEVPARRGFVNITPQVEAALAHSGIREGLCLVNAMHITASVFINDDESGLHHDYEKWLEHLAPHAPTDRYRHNLTGEDNADAHLKRQVMGREVVVAVTGGRLDFGRWEQIFYGEFDGRRRKRVLVKIIGE; this comes from the coding sequence ATGAAGAGCCACCGCGAGGAGATCGCCCTGGAAGTGCCGGCGCGGCGCGGGTTCGTGAACATCACCCCGCAGGTCGAGGCGGCCCTCGCGCACAGCGGCATTCGCGAAGGGCTGTGCCTGGTCAACGCCATGCACATCACCGCCTCGGTCTTCATCAACGACGACGAGTCGGGCCTGCACCACGACTACGAGAAGTGGCTCGAACACCTGGCCCCGCACGCGCCCACCGACCGCTACCGCCACAACCTGACCGGCGAGGACAACGCCGACGCGCACCTCAAGCGCCAGGTGATGGGCCGCGAGGTCGTGGTGGCCGTGACCGGCGGCAGGCTCGACTTCGGGCGCTGGGAGCAGATCTTCTACGGCGAGTTCGACGGGCGGCGGCGCAAGCGGGTGCTGGTGAAGATCATCGGGGAGTAG
- a CDS encoding aminotransferase class V-fold PLP-dependent enzyme, producing the protein MTSRVEDPSPLIYLDNGATSFPKPEEVYVYMDDFYRRYGVNPGRSGYDLCIESGDLVEATRRLLCAFFGGTDPNRLVFGYNATDALNLAIFGLLQPGDHAVTTHVEHNSSLRPLWTLQQQGVDVDWVDFDGNGYIDPDVVIAKLQSRTRAVVINHGSNVIGTVQPVAAIGKACRERGIPLVLDVSQTAGMLPLDMESLGAGVICFTGHKSLMGPMGIGGMYVHPDVELRQVRAGGTGVRSAQRHHLEEYPYRMEYGTPNLPGIAGLNAGVKWVQARGVAAIHRHEMDLWRQLRDGLRAIEGVTLYCADEVPGRERISVLSFNVAGVEAGDVGTMLDVDHGIACRTGLHCAPMVHEHLGTDKMHGSVRFGVGPFNTAEQVATAVAAVGEIAELGRRR; encoded by the coding sequence ATGACGTCGCGTGTTGAAGACCCGTCGCCGCTGATCTACCTGGACAACGGCGCCACGTCGTTCCCGAAGCCCGAGGAAGTCTACGTCTACATGGACGACTTCTACCGGCGCTACGGCGTGAATCCCGGGCGGTCGGGGTACGACCTCTGCATCGAATCGGGCGACCTCGTCGAGGCGACGCGGCGCCTGTTGTGCGCGTTCTTCGGCGGCACCGACCCGAACCGCCTCGTCTTCGGGTACAACGCCACCGATGCGCTGAACCTCGCCATCTTCGGGCTGCTGCAGCCGGGAGATCACGCGGTGACCACGCATGTGGAGCACAACTCGTCGCTGCGGCCGCTGTGGACGCTGCAGCAGCAGGGCGTCGACGTCGACTGGGTCGACTTCGATGGAAACGGTTACATCGATCCGGATGTGGTCATCGCGAAGCTGCAGTCGCGCACGCGGGCCGTCGTCATCAACCACGGCTCGAACGTGATCGGCACCGTGCAGCCGGTGGCGGCCATCGGCAAGGCCTGCCGCGAGCGCGGCATCCCGCTGGTGCTCGACGTCTCGCAGACGGCGGGCATGCTGCCGCTGGACATGGAGAGCCTGGGCGCGGGGGTCATCTGCTTCACCGGGCACAAGTCGTTGATGGGGCCGATGGGCATCGGCGGCATGTACGTGCACCCGGACGTGGAGCTGCGCCAGGTGCGCGCCGGCGGGACGGGCGTGCGCAGCGCGCAGCGCCACCATCTCGAGGAGTACCCCTACCGCATGGAGTACGGGACGCCGAACCTGCCGGGCATCGCCGGGCTGAACGCGGGCGTCAAGTGGGTGCAGGCGCGCGGGGTGGCCGCCATCCACCGGCACGAGATGGATCTCTGGCGCCAGCTGCGCGACGGCCTGCGCGCCATCGAGGGCGTGACCCTGTACTGTGCGGACGAGGTGCCGGGCCGGGAGCGCATCAGTGTGCTGTCGTTCAATGTCGCAGGCGTCGAGGCCGGCGATGTCGGCACGATGCTCGACGTGGACCACGGCATCGCCTGCCGCACCGGCCTGCACTGCGCGCCGATGGTGCACGAGCACCTGGGCACCGACAAGATGCATGGATCCGTGCGGTTCGGCGTCGGGCCGTTCAACACGGCGGAGCAGGTGGCGACGGCGGTGGCGGCCGTGGGCGAGATCGCCGAGCTGGGACGCCGGCGTTGA
- a CDS encoding (Fe-S)-binding protein: MADLETTLDARLAALSDADLARGLDIFRAKLGAAGAASLQTCVHCGLCAGSCHYYLTDHEPASMPAHKLEQIAAGFRGRFTLAGRLAPALVGARPFDRALARTWIEAAFGRCSTCGRCSLNCTTGVNVAAVVRAARATLTELGLIPADLQQVVTTALETGNNMGITREDWLDTVQWIEEETQGAVNDPAARIPVDRQGANILFTVNPREPKFFPLGLQASATVFHAAGEDWTVASEGWDLTNYGLFSGNNAEGGAIAVNLLDSMERLGCRTLVIGECGHGFAAARWESAEWLRRRPSFRIISFLELMEEYFQQGRLKVDPTRLKERVTLHDPCNTVRQGGISEPQRSILRRCVSDFVEMTPHGAENFCCGGGGGQLAMAEYRQKRLQAGGVKAEQIRATGARIVVAPCHNCIDQLMELNREYKLGVVIKTVAEIVADALILPSAPSSDKENHDVAC; this comes from the coding sequence ATGGCGGACCTGGAAACCACCCTCGATGCCCGGCTCGCCGCGCTGTCCGATGCCGACCTGGCGCGCGGCCTGGACATCTTCCGCGCGAAGCTGGGCGCCGCCGGCGCCGCCTCGCTGCAGACCTGCGTGCACTGCGGTCTCTGCGCCGGCTCGTGCCACTACTACCTGACCGACCATGAGCCGGCCTCGATGCCTGCGCACAAGCTCGAGCAGATCGCCGCCGGTTTTCGCGGTCGCTTCACGCTGGCCGGGCGCCTGGCGCCGGCGCTGGTCGGTGCGCGCCCGTTCGACCGCGCCCTGGCCCGCACCTGGATCGAGGCCGCGTTCGGGCGCTGTTCCACCTGCGGGCGCTGCAGCCTCAACTGCACCACGGGCGTCAATGTCGCGGCTGTTGTCCGCGCGGCGCGCGCCACGCTGACGGAGTTGGGCCTGATCCCGGCCGACCTGCAGCAGGTGGTCACGACCGCGCTGGAGACCGGCAACAACATGGGGATCACGCGCGAGGACTGGCTGGATACCGTACAATGGATCGAGGAGGAGACGCAGGGCGCGGTGAACGACCCCGCCGCGCGCATCCCCGTGGACAGGCAGGGCGCGAACATCCTGTTCACCGTCAATCCGCGCGAGCCCAAGTTCTTCCCGCTGGGCCTGCAGGCCAGCGCGACGGTCTTCCACGCCGCCGGCGAGGACTGGACCGTGGCCAGCGAGGGCTGGGACCTGACGAACTACGGCCTGTTCAGCGGCAACAACGCCGAGGGCGGCGCCATCGCCGTGAACCTGCTCGACTCGATGGAGCGGCTCGGCTGCCGGACGCTCGTCATCGGCGAGTGCGGCCACGGCTTCGCTGCGGCGCGCTGGGAATCGGCCGAGTGGCTGCGCCGACGGCCCTCGTTCCGCATCATCAGCTTCCTGGAGCTGATGGAGGAGTACTTTCAGCAGGGACGCCTGAAGGTGGACCCGACCCGGCTGAAGGAGCGCGTGACGCTGCACGATCCCTGCAATACGGTGCGGCAGGGCGGCATCAGCGAGCCGCAGCGGTCCATACTCCGGCGTTGCGTCAGCGATTTCGTGGAGATGACGCCCCACGGGGCCGAGAACTTCTGTTGCGGCGGCGGCGGCGGGCAGCTGGCCATGGCCGAGTACCGCCAGAAGCGCCTGCAGGCCGGCGGCGTGAAGGCGGAGCAGATCCGCGCCACCGGGGCGCGCATCGTCGTGGCCCCGTGCCACAACTGCATTGACCAGTTGATGGAGCTGAATCGGGAGTACAAGCTGGGCGTTGTCATCAAGACCGTCGCGGAGATCGTGGCCGACGCGCTGATCCTGCCGTCGGCCCCTTCGAGCGACAAGGAGAACCATGACGTCGCGTGTTGA
- a CDS encoding TusE/DsrC/DsvC family sulfur relay protein encodes MPKIECGGRSLEVNEEGFLLQPEQWDEDLAVHLARAEEGLETLTDEHWAVIRFIRGHFEETHGAPMVRAVCKATGLPLKRVYELFPSGPARGACKLAGLPKPDGCV; translated from the coding sequence ATGCCGAAGATCGAGTGCGGCGGGCGCTCGCTGGAAGTCAACGAAGAGGGCTTCCTGCTCCAGCCTGAACAATGGGACGAGGACCTGGCCGTGCACCTTGCGCGCGCCGAGGAGGGCCTCGAGACGCTGACCGACGAACATTGGGCGGTCATCCGTTTCATCCGCGGCCACTTCGAGGAGACCCACGGCGCACCGATGGTGCGCGCGGTCTGCAAGGCCACCGGGCTGCCCCTCAAGCGCGTCTATGAACTGTTCCCGTCGGGTCCCGCGCGTGGCGCCTGCAAGCTGGCGGGCCTGCCCAAGCCGGACGGTTGCGTGTGA
- a CDS encoding S41 family peptidase — translation MMRPTFLLLALLAALPAAAQPAATPLPALDAARRAAIVDSVTAAIDTVYVFPDVARAMVTDVRTRLAEGRYDAIERPEEFAQRLTTDLRTISHDLHLGVRTELPPPPAAREDPAVARRLEREWEQRSNYGFAKLEILDGNVGYLKLDGFSGDPEAGPTAVAAMNFLAYSDAIIIDLTENGGGSPAMIQLLTTYLLGEPTHLNSFQVRATGETRQFWTLPWVPGPSLAATPVYVLTSRRTFSAAEEFTYNLNNLERATIVGETTGGGAHPVETHQFDFGAYQVTMSLPFGRAVNPITGTNWEGTGIEPHLACPADQALDTAYLQALTALAESNEDPERRFALAWARDGLASRRNPLSLAADALDAFVGRYDVRQVRRDGDHLVYQRADGQPMTMIPVAEGTFRLAEIDYFRIRFERDDRGRVIRLVGMYSDGRTDTSERER, via the coding sequence ATGATGCGCCCAACCTTCCTGCTATTGGCGCTTCTCGCCGCATTGCCCGCCGCCGCCCAGCCAGCCGCCACGCCGCTGCCGGCGCTCGACGCAGCGCGCCGGGCCGCCATTGTCGATTCGGTGACGGCCGCCATCGACACGGTGTATGTCTTTCCTGACGTCGCCCGGGCCATGGTGACCGACGTGCGGACCCGGCTCGCCGAAGGCAGGTATGACGCGATCGAGCGTCCCGAGGAGTTCGCGCAGCGATTGACGACGGACCTGCGCACGATCAGTCACGACCTGCATCTGGGCGTGCGGACAGAATTGCCGCCGCCACCCGCCGCGCGGGAAGACCCGGCCGTGGCCCGCAGACTCGAGCGGGAGTGGGAACAGCGCTCCAACTACGGCTTCGCGAAGCTGGAGATCCTCGACGGCAACGTCGGCTATCTCAAGCTGGACGGCTTCAGCGGCGACCCCGAGGCCGGTCCCACCGCCGTGGCGGCGATGAATTTCCTGGCCTACAGCGATGCGATCATCATCGACCTGACAGAGAACGGCGGCGGCTCGCCGGCCATGATCCAACTCCTGACGACCTACCTGCTCGGCGAACCGACGCACCTGAACAGTTTCCAGGTCCGCGCCACCGGAGAAACACGACAGTTCTGGACACTGCCCTGGGTGCCGGGCCCGAGCCTGGCCGCCACGCCGGTCTACGTGCTCACCAGTCGCCGCACGTTCTCTGCGGCCGAGGAGTTCACCTACAATCTCAACAACCTCGAACGCGCCACCATCGTCGGCGAGACGACCGGCGGCGGCGCTCATCCCGTCGAAACGCACCAGTTCGATTTCGGCGCCTACCAGGTGACGATGTCGCTGCCCTTCGGTCGCGCCGTCAATCCCATCACCGGCACCAACTGGGAAGGCACCGGCATCGAACCGCACCTCGCCTGTCCGGCCGACCAGGCCCTGGACACTGCCTACCTCCAGGCACTGACCGCCCTCGCGGAATCCAACGAGGATCCGGAACGGCGCTTCGCCCTGGCCTGGGCCCGCGATGGTCTCGCCTCGCGCCGTAATCCCCTGAGCCTGGCGGCGGATGCGCTGGATGCCTTCGTCGGCCGCTACGATGTGCGCCAGGTGCGTCGCGACGGCGACCACCTGGTCTACCAGCGCGCCGACGGCCAGCCCATGACCATGATTCCCGTGGCGGAGGGTACTTTCCGGCTTGCCGAGATCGACTACTTCCGGATCCGCTTCGAGCGCGACGATCGCGGGCGTGTGATACGCCTCGTGGGGATGTACTCCGATGGCCGCACGGACACCAGCGAGCGGGAGCGGTGA
- the sixA gene encoding phosphohistidine phosphatase SixA, translating into MKVYFLRHGLAGKRSEWKRDDAERPLTVEGIERMHRIAATLAALDLGLDAIVTSPLVRAKQTAEIVAQELEMPLKEDARLAPGFNAELLRGVLLDHPGAKSIMVVGHEPDFSATIGALVGGGSIICRKGGLALVELPDAHSHKGELLWLVPPRILASGES; encoded by the coding sequence ATGAAGGTCTATTTCCTCCGCCACGGCCTGGCCGGCAAACGCAGCGAATGGAAGCGGGACGACGCCGAGCGCCCGCTCACGGTCGAAGGCATCGAAAGGATGCACCGCATCGCGGCCACCCTCGCCGCGCTCGACCTGGGCCTGGACGCGATCGTGACCAGCCCGCTCGTCCGCGCGAAGCAGACAGCGGAGATCGTCGCGCAAGAGCTCGAGATGCCATTGAAGGAGGATGCAAGACTCGCCCCCGGGTTCAACGCCGAACTGCTGCGTGGCGTGCTGCTCGACCACCCCGGCGCGAAGTCCATCATGGTCGTGGGGCATGAACCCGATTTCAGCGCCACGATCGGCGCGCTGGTCGGCGGCGGGTCGATCATCTGCAGGAAGGGCGGCCTGGCGCTGGTGGAGTTGCCGGACGCACACTCGCACAAGGGCGAGCTGCTGTGGCTCGTTCCGCCCAGGATCCTGGCGTCGGGAGAATCCTGA